The genomic segment GTTACCGGGTCCAGTCCCCATCTTCCACCTTCCCACTTACCTCAGCCTTCTGGATCTTTCCACTCACGTAGGGAGAGACTCTCAGAGGGAACTGCTGCTTACCCAGTGGCACTGTGAACTGGCCCGTCTGGCACAGGTGCTGGGCCACTGCAGGGACAGGGAGCGGGGGACCTTCAGCATCAAGGGCTCCCCCCTCCTGTGGCCTGGTGCCTCTGCTCTCATCTCGCAGACAAGGCCCTTACCTGTATCCTTAGCGAAGCCCAGCATGACACTGCCTTGCAGCAGTTCCCGCGTCTCCACATCGCCACCCCCGTTCTTGCTCTTGCCAAAGAAGATCTCCAGCTTGTCCAGCAGCTCCTCCTCACTTAGCTTAAGCCCGGCAGGAAACCCACTGACCAGTACTCTCTGTTCATTCATCTGGCTGGACACctagggggaggcaggagggagtcATCCCAGGCACACCCCACTCCCCTGTGCCCAGGTGCATGGGGCCCCGTGCAGATCCCAGGGCCCTGCCATTCTGTCACCTGGATGGTGGTCAGCATGGGCAGCTCCAAGGGCTGGACCTGCACCCGCAGTCGGAACCCTTCCACATCGATCGTGTGCTCCGTCTGCTGCAGCACCTGCTTGGCCACTGGGTGGGGGAGCAGGGTCAGTACTTAGgaagcctcccagcctccctcccaagGTTTCCTGGAGCTCACCATTGGGGTCATCAAAGGTGACCAGAGCAGAGCCTCCAGGCAGAGGGTAACAGATCCGCAGGTTAGAAACCACAGACTTGGTTGTTTCCTTGCCCTGCTGAATGTCTCCTCGGAACACCAGGGGGGTCTCAGGCACTGGGAATGGGatctggaggtgggggaggagaggctgaTGCAGATTTCAGGGTTGGGAGAGCGCCCCACTCCCAGGAGGAAAGCACCCCCAATTACATGCCACTGATGCTGAGTGCCAGGGATGAACACTGAAAGAAGAGCTGGGTAACTAAGCGGATGAATGTGGGCCAAGCATGTACCGGCACTTTACATACAAAATCTTAGTTTGTCCTCACACAAGCCT from the Delphinus delphis chromosome 19, mDelDel1.2, whole genome shotgun sequence genome contains:
- the IFI35 gene encoding interferon-induced 35 kDa protein, with product MMALQALQEEQAKLKTRLQELKRKLRDNPQDKIPFPVPETPLVFRGDIQQGKETTKSVVSNLRICYPLPGGSALVTFDDPNVAKQVLQQTEHTIDVEGFRLRVQVQPLELPMLTTIQVSSQMNEQRVLVSGFPAGLKLSEEELLDKLEIFFGKSKNGGGDVETRELLQGSVMLGFAKDTVAQHLCQTGQFTVPLGKQQFPLRVSPYVSGKIQKAEIRSLPVPHSVLVLNIPDVLDGPELQDVLEIHFQKPTRGGGEVEAVAVMPLGQQGLAVFTAKLG